The DNA region gccagtggTGCTGGCCGGCTCCTGGTCGCGCTGCTGCAGGCCCCAGCTTGCTGCCCTTgagggctggggaaggtgtGGAGCGCCTGCGTGGGTTTGGAAGCAGGAGCGGGAGCTGGGAGAGGTTTTCACACAGATGCCCGGGAAGGGGAGAGCACAGTAGGCTGCGTCACACAGCCGCACCCAGCCCCGCCAcgctccccttccccctctgcGCCGGCACACCAAGAAACCCCCTCGGCAGgtgccagctcagctgggagcCATGGCAGTGCCAGCACTCCCACTTTCCACCCAGCTCCGCTAACCAGGGCTTCCTTCCTGCCCTCTCCACCCAGCCAGTCCTTTGTTCCCCATGCCTCTGTCACTGCACCCAGCAAGGTGCTCACCGGGTGCCCCAGACATGGCCTCGGCCAGCATGGAGGGGAGTGGGGCACCTGCACAAGGGCCCAGGCAGCATTTTCCAGTGCCTTCCCACCTGTAGCGCTGAGGgtctctcctcttccccagctAGCAGATGCCAGGACATGCCACACACCATCCCACTCCCCAGATGCcagcctggctccagcacaAGCAGCTCAGGACCACGGTCTCGCTGCCTGCCTAGCCAAGGTGTCAGGACCCTGGCAGAGCTCCTTACCACGAGAGCCACATGCACAGAGGCCCAGGGCAGCACCTCTTTTGTTTGACCGCTGAGCTAAAGCGGCCTTGCAGCTCACCCAGTAGTGTCACAGTGATGGATGCAGCCAAGAGCTGAAGCACACTCGGTGCTGCTTTCCCcctgtgctcccccagcccaccgAGCAGGGCCCCGCCGCAGCCCTCAAAGCCAGGGCAGGACACTTCCTTGCAGCCTGCTCCGGCAGCCCCAGGCCTGGCAGGacagcctgccctgccagcaacgCCCTTGCTCAAGGGAAGCAGTGGCCAAGAACAGCAGGAtgctctgggcagcagagccGGCAGAGAGTGAGCGAGGTGGTGTGCTCTGGGCTGGGGATGCCTCCAGGATGCAAAACAGTGCAGGGTCATCCCTTCCCATCAAACAAGGCCAACTGTTACGCCACACAGCCCAGCCTCACCAGAGAGCCCCCAAAAGCTGGCTACATCCCCTGGGATGTCCtcgctgctcctgcctgccctgccaaaGCAGCGCTGCCCAAGCCCTGAGGGTAGCACTGGCCACCTCATACAGCGGGGCTGTTGCTTTATGAGGCCCCTGCCCTAGGAGGCTCCTCCATCCGACCAGACCCTTTGTTAAGTGCTGGCTCACAGccaagagaaacattttttagaCAACAAACTCGCTGAAGCCGTCTCTGCGTGCTCGGCAGAGATCGACAggccccagggcagcagtgctggcaacACCAGCCCTGCACGGTGCCCTCAGGGTCTGTGCTCTGAGCCGGGGTGCTGCAGACCCACGCTCTCCAGGGCAGGCATGCGGTACCAGGCTCCTGCTGAGGATAAGCCCTGCACGCAGCGCTCGGTGTCACGAGCAAAGTTATCCTTTGAGAAGCAGCCTCAGTGCCAGCTGCCAGAGCGTCAGCAGCATGGACAACACAGTCACATTCCAAGGCTTATAAGGCAATTGCGTGGCGAGAGCCATGGCCAGCACCCACCCAGGGGGACCTGGCCACCGGGGAACAGGGACCCACACACACATAGGGGCCAGACCTGATCTGGGTGAGCATCGCACCAGGAGCAGCTTGCACCAGGTGCCTCAATCGCaaccagccagcagcacaacTCTCATTTATGCTGGAGAAAAGAGATGATTTTGTGGAGGAAGCCACAtcccagtgcaggcagcagcacagacttcctcccctccctgcccattTTGGGGGCCAGCTCGGGTGCAGAACTAGCTGCCGTACAGCGGGAGGGAGGGCAAACAGACACAAGCCAGGTCCTGGGATGCTGAGCCCAGTGTCAGGGTGCAGACTGGGAGGCCAGCCCCACAGCTTGGAGATGGAGAGAGCAGACTGCCTCCCCTGTGGTGGGCATGCTCCGGAAGGGGCCTCCCCTaccccccccagcagccagaaTGACTCTGCAGAGTCTGTACAACATTTCACATCCCTGCTGCGGTCCTCTGCCCGGAACACCCCCGTGCTGGAGAACAGCTGCAGCTGATAAGGCACCAAGGAGGCTGTgtggagccaggcagggcaggacacAGCACTCCTGGGGTCCTGGCTCATCTGCATCCCCCATACAGCTCTGCCTCAGCCACCTGGACACAGCCACCGTGGCCTCGCATCCACAGAGGCAGGAGGAACGATGGATGGATGTCACCAGTATCAGCTTCTCTTACCCTGGAGATCGAGAGTGGCATGCTGAAATCCTTTCCTCCTTGCAGCCTGAAGCCCCAGGGCGCTGGCCCATTCAGCATCACCTTGTAGGATTCCATATCACCCATCTCTGCAAGGGAAGAGGGTGTGATCCTGATGTCAGAGTACATAGGAACAACACAGAGAGAGCAGGTGAGGAGGGGGCCTGGGGCCTGGCAGGATGGGACAGGAGAAGATAGGTCGTGTTTCCAGCAGTAACTGCACCCCAGCCATCCTACACTATGGTTAGAGATGCACCCCAAGtctatcagcatctcctccagCAGCGTCAGAGTAGAGGGGCCCAGGGTAATGTTGACTAGCACCAGAGAGCCGTGCACAGCCCCACTGACACCTGCAGTGGAGCATCCGTGGGCTCcgctctcctcctcccaaacCCAAGATGTGCTCTCCCTTACAGCACTCACACTGCTGAAAGTCAAGACCGTTTCAAACCATGGGGAAGCAACAGCAGGTCCGTAAGGATGGGAACCAGAAGCGTTTTTGCTGGGTGaattagcagcagcagcacaggagctgcaTGATGCCACCCGAGGCAcctggcagagcagccagcctggcGCTCCAGCAGCCGGCTGAGCAGATGCTACCTGGGAGCGAGCCCATCTCCGCGCACGGAGCCAGGCACTGGGAATCCCGGCGCTCcgctgcctgccagggctgcgCTGACAGCTGTCAGCCGGCCAAGCCTCCGGGCAGGCGGGCCAGCCCCGGCCTCCCGGCCACCCCGCACCTGGAAGGAGTCGCCAGACCCCCGCGAAGCCCCCCAAGGACCTTCCTCCTGCCGCTGCCAGGCGGAGGGAAAAGGCCAGCTCCGGAGGCCCGGGctcccccccgcgccccgcagGGATGCGGGCTGCCGGCGGGGaggcggcagggccgggggccggAGTGCCCCCGCGCTCCCGGCCCGGTGCGGGCTATATAAGGCGTGTAAGACGACACCAGCCCGCTCCCCGCTCGGGAGCGCCGGGGAAGGCTGCGTGTCAGGCATTCCCGCCGCCCaagccccgccgcggcgccggAACCGGGGCGGCCTggagcaggcagcccccccgccccaccgcggggctggggtccccagcagccccagggcgggcagcccccctgctgctgaggagccgccgggcccggccgccagccctgccccaccgGGGCCCCAGGCCCCGCTGCTCACCCCGCCCCACACGGCCTCGCTTCCCCAGGCTCGGGGACCCCaggcccagccctgctccacaGAGTCCCCGGCCTCGCCTCATACGGGCCCGACCCCGACCAGCCGCCCCACCCCCGCTTCCAGGCCTCAGCCCTGCACCCCTCATGCACCCACACCTCCAGCAGAGAACGaaggccccagccctgccacggCCCGCCTCCCCCCCGACTCACCCGCGGCCGGCCGGGTCcccggcggagcggggccgagcgggcggcggcgccgcaGCGGGGAGCTGAGCCGAGCAGGCGGCCACAAGGCTCGAACTCGGGCACCGCCCCCGTCCCTGTCCCGCCTTATATAGGACCGAGAGGGGGCGGAGCCGGCGGGCAGCTCGGCCAATCAACGCGTGCGCCTACCTACCGGGGTGGGCACAgcggcgccccctggcggcaGACGCCGGCTGCCCCCGCCAGGCCCGGTAGCACCGGCCCCGCGACCCACCCCCGCAGCACCGGCAGAGCCGAGTCCGGCCCAGGCTGTTTATTCACGGCACCGCATCACCGAAGGGCGCTCAGCCCCGGCTCAGGCCCAGTCCCGCGGGCCGGACGTCTCCCGGCTGAGCAGCCGCACGAGCTTGGCCCGGAGATTGCGCTGGGGCTTGTGCCCACGGGGCCCTGGCAGCGCCTCCTGCCCTCCACGGCCCCAGCGCTGCTCCggaggctgggggctgccccgggggagCTGAGCCAGGGCAGCCCGGTTGTCGTAGAGGGGGCCTGCCTCACTGCTGTGGCCCTCAGGGGCTTGGCGGCATCCCAGCTCCCACTgcccctgcccttcctcctcctcctcctcctccctggctGGACCCAGCTCCGCCGTGAAGATGTTCTCATAGAGATGCTCAGGGGGTGGCTTCCCCGCGGCCCAGGGCTCGCTGGCGcctggctgccccagcacgAAGAGGGGCTGCTGGCTCCGGGCGATGGAGGCATAGATGATGGGGCCTGTGCCCTCTGGCTCGGGTgaggggaagcagaggaggCTGCCAGGGGGGTGGGAAGCAGGTTCTGCACCCCCCaggggtgggctgggctggggctcaTCAGCCTTAGcgccccagggctggggctcaAGACCCTGTGCAGAGAGCTGGGGGTCTGGAGTGtccttgccctgctgctggcaggcaaTGGCGGCAGTCACAGCCCGACAGAGCTCTGGGGCCCGTGGGGTGCTGAAGGTGAAGGTGCCCTCGCCGGAGTCACTGCGGCGGCCGGCCTCAAAGGAGAACACCATCTGCAAGACCAGAGGGCAGGGTGAGATGCTGGCACTGGCCCTTGGCAGTGAGCAGCCccaaggagggagggggggcacCCACCTGATCCTGGCCAAACTTGCGGAGGAAGGGGTAGGGCCAGGTGAGCAGGGGCTGGCGGGACTGCAGGTCCTTCAGCGTCAGGCTCTGCGGAAGGGCTGAGAGCAGGTAGTGCCCGTGCAAGCCGCAGCGGGCAGCTGCATCCGtctgcaccaccagcaccaggaaTTCAGTCACTACAGGAGCAGAGCAAAGCGGGGgtcagcactgcagcactgagcgggagcccaccccagccctaTCCACTGTCCCTCCACGTACGGTCTTGCCAGGAAGAGTATAGGGAATTCTCCTccatggggacagcagggctAGGCTGGGTCCTGGCAGCACTCTGCACCATGTCCTTTGTATCCTGAAACAGAGGGATGTGAGTGTGGTCCCCGGCGCAGGGGAGCACGAGCTCCCCTACCTGCCCATGCGCCCTGGAGCCCGCCGGCTcacctggggcaggagcagcacagtACCTGGAAggccagctggcacagctgggtgaTCCACTCGTCCCGCTGCTCAGCTGCCAGCACGTAGCTCTTTTCCGTCGTGGTGAGGTAGAAGGCAGCGGTGGCTTTGGGGCAGCTCTCTATGCCCGCTGGGCCCACAGAAACACAGTCCGAGAGACGGATCACCCGGCGGGTGCTCCGCTGCAAGGTCTTCTCCAACGTCATGCCATCATCCCGCACGTCAAAATTCTCCATGCGGGCCACTCCAGAGGGGCTGGCGGCAAAGAGCTGGGCTCGCATCTTCCTCCAGGACCTCTGGGGCATGGGAAGGgcacagacaggagaaaaaaggtCAGCAAAGAGATGCCTGCTGTGTCCCGACAGCGCTGCCCTCCATGTCTACGTGTGCATGGGCCAGCAGTGCTCAGGAAGAGCTGTATGGGGCAGCAGGGGGGCACAAGGGGGTCCCAACCTGCACCCACCGGGTGCTACGGAAGGGCACAGAGAGCTGGGGCCAGCACGGACCCCCAGAGCTGTGGGCTGGAGTAGTCCCAAAGCTGAGTTGAGGGGGGGCCTTGCCCTGAGCGAGCTCTGCGTGGCTCTCTGCGTGAGTCATGCTCACTCCCAGCTCGCCGAGCACCAGGTCCTGCTCTTTGTTCCCTGCTGCAAGTGCCAGCCTGCCGCCGCTGCAGCTGAGCTCTCGAGCTGTTCTCAGGACAGACCCTGATGCAAATTAAAGCCATTTTGAGCTGCTGAGGCTTCTGCTGGCAGCCTCACAGCTGTCGAGCACGGCCAGAGCCTGCAGCTAGCCGCCCGCTTCCTCCCAAGGGAGGCTCTGCAGCACCAACATCTTCCCAGCCTGTCATGGGATAGAGGGGGCGCGTGCCCCCACACACCTCAGAGGCGCAGAGAGCCTCCACCCTGCAGAAACCAGATTCAGCCAAGCACCCAAAATACACACCACcgccagcctgcctgcctcctaCGCAGCAGGGCACTGGTGCTATGCACGTGGGGCCTGCCCGTCTTGCTTCCAGGACCTGGCTCTCACTCAGCGGGGAGGTTGGGGCTGATTGCAGCCCCCTGCGTGGCCACGGCTGCCCCACTATCGTAGAGGGGATGCCACTAAGGCATGGCCAGCGTGCCAGCCGGACCCGCTTCCGCAATACCCATCCCACAGCTCACTGGTGCTCGCTCAACTCTGCAGGGACTCCCACCTTGCCGCCCATACCATGCCCAGAGGGCTGCAGCACTCGGTGCCCACCCCGAGGGCTCAAGGCAGCAGGCCAAGGCACCGGGGGTGCCCCACAGATGGCACTGAccccccagggccaggctgaTGGAGACTGGGCCCAGAGACACATCCCACACGCTGCCCCGGTGCCCCTCTCCCACACATATGCTAGAGCTGCACCTCATCGACACGTTTATTGTCTCATTGTGAATCACATGGTGACCAAGCGAGAAGAGGGACCCTGCACGCAGGGGTGAGCCTGAGCAGGTGCCTGCATGGATGAGTCCCCTCGGCCACAGGGAGAGCCCCGTTTTTGGGACTGCAGAGCCCAGGGCCCCCCTTGGGGCAGCTCCGAGGGGTCTGGCTCCAGTCCCCCCtcagcaggctgctgtgggCCCAGCCCCAGGCATCAAGACAGATCAGGGCAAACCCTGTACCCAGCCCCAAATCCACCCTTTACCTTTCCAAATTTGCAGTGCTGCACATAGAGGATCCCATCCTTCACGGGTCTCTCCATGAGCCCAGTGCCCCCCTGACAGCCAGCACAAGGATCGGGGACTCAGGCTAGCAGCAGGGGAGAAAATGTGACTGCTGCAGCCGAAGCAATTGCATGGGGCAGACTTCCTTCTCTCAACGACTTCCCCTTTTTAGTGTGTGGGATGAGGGGCAGAGGCTGGGCCACGGGAGGTGTCTGTCCATCCACCCTCCCCCTCACACAAGGGCAGTGGGGCAGAACGCACGCAGGCGGAGCACAGGAAGCACCTAGGGGACCGCCCGACAGGAGCACAGCACACTCCACCTCGCCCCGGCTGCATCAGAGCGTGTTTGGGGGACACAGGAAGGGCCAGCAGCTGAGGATACACAAAACCAGGTAACGCAAACAGTTCTAGAGGAATTGAGGGGCTTGGGAGAGGAGTGATGTAAGCCCCTGGCCCCACCActgcagggggctggcaggagcagcaggcagctggccaCAGGCCAGTTGCCCCACCTCGGGCTTCTTCCTCCCCTCAGGCACTGCTACCTGCTTGCCGCTTGCCCAACACACCGCTGACATTAAAGGCTGTTGCGGCACAGCTCCACACGTTTCCTCCCGGCGCAGAAGCTTCATCAGGCTGAGCTGGCAACAGCCCTGCTGGTCAAATGCCTGGAAAAGGGGCCACAGCAGTGCAGGACAGGCCCCCGGGCTTGGGAAAGGCAGTGCCCCGTCAGAAAGGGAACTCGGGCCTGTGCAGGGGGAGCGCTGGGCAGCCCACTCCCCAAGCTAGAAGTCCATAGAGCTGTGGGCCAGGTAGTCCTTGCGGCCGATGTTGCTGACTTGCTTGGTCTGCATCGCCTCCAGCTTGGGGCAGTCGGTGATACGATGGCCCAGGCCGCCGCAGAAGGCACAGCCCCGCTCGCCTGCAACAGGAGGGATGAGGTCAAGGAGAGCTGTGCCACACCAGGGAAGtgccaccccccccagcccccccagaaGCAGAGGGGCTACAACAgcatctcctctgctgctgcagcaccgaGCCGGCCTCACGGACGGGCAGCACCAGCCCCGAGGCAGGCAGGAActgccccaggggctgggggtttGGCCTCAGCAGTCCTGAGGGAGGATCCTGTGCCAGCCCATGGTCTCTCACCTCCAATGTCCAGCATGGTCTCGTCCCCACAgtgcagcacctggagcaccgGCGGCACCTTCTGCtttgcctccagcagcagggccTTCAGGTCCATCAGCACCGACTCATCTGGGGGCAGAGAGGGATCAGACACAGCCCGAACAGGGGCGGGGAGCACTCACACCACCACCTGTCCCCCACAGGCCATCAGAACTTGTCCCTGCTTGCTCAGGAACAGCCCCCTTGCtgaggcagaggcagctccatcacccagctgcctcctccatcggcagcccccagccccacaactGTTTCTCACCACAGGCCTTGTTGATGAAGGTGGTGGCAATGCCAGTGTTGCCTGAGCGGCCTGTACGCCCGATACGGTGAACTGTGGAGAAAAAGACAAGATCAGGCCTGGGTGAATGCAACGTGACAGACCATCCTGCCCCCAGCCACTGCAGacaagcacaaacacagagcCTCACAGGCCTCCCACCCCTCCATGCCCATGTTGGTCCCCCCAGGACCCAGTCCCTACCATAGTTCTCAATCTCCTCTGGCATGTCATAGTTGATGACATGCTGGATGGCTGGGAAGTCCAGGCCCTTAGAAGCGACATCGGTGGCAACCAAGACATCCTTCTTCCCATCACGGAAAGCCTCGATGGCTT from Falco biarmicus isolate bFalBia1 chromosome 8, bFalBia1.pri, whole genome shotgun sequence includes:
- the DOK3 gene encoding docking protein 3 isoform X1, whose translation is MERPVKDGILYVQHCKFGKRSWRKMRAQLFAASPSGVARMENFDVRDDGMTLEKTLQRSTRRVIRLSDCVSVGPAGIESCPKATAAFYLTTTEKSYVLAAEQRDEWITQLCQLAFQDTKDMVQSAARTQPSPAVPMEENSLYSSWQDLTEFLVLVVQTDAAARCGLHGHYLLSALPQSLTLKDLQSRQPLLTWPYPFLRKFGQDQMVFSFEAGRRSDSGEGTFTFSTPRAPELCRAVTAAIACQQQGKDTPDPQLSAQGLEPQPWGAKADEPQPSPPLGGAEPASHPPGSLLCFPSPEPEGTGPIIYASIARSQQPLFVLGQPGASEPWAAGKPPPEHLYENIFTAELGPAREEEEEEEGQGQWELGCRQAPEGHSSEAGPLYDNRAALAQLPRGSPQPPEQRWGRGGQEALPGPRGHKPQRNLRAKLVRLLSRETSGPRDWA
- the DOK3 gene encoding docking protein 3 isoform X2 is translated as MKLLRREETCGAVPQQPLMSAVCWASGKQRSWRKMRAQLFAASPSGVARMENFDVRDDGMTLEKTLQRSTRRVIRLSDCVSVGPAGIESCPKATAAFYLTTTEKSYVLAAEQRDEWITQLCQLAFQDTKDMVQSAARTQPSPAVPMEENSLYSSWQDLTEFLVLVVQTDAAARCGLHGHYLLSALPQSLTLKDLQSRQPLLTWPYPFLRKFGQDQMVFSFEAGRRSDSGEGTFTFSTPRAPELCRAVTAAIACQQQGKDTPDPQLSAQGLEPQPWGAKADEPQPSPPLGGAEPASHPPGSLLCFPSPEPEGTGPIIYASIARSQQPLFVLGQPGASEPWAAGKPPPEHLYENIFTAELGPAREEEEEEEGQGQWELGCRQAPEGHSSEAGPLYDNRAALAQLPRGSPQPPEQRWGRGGQEALPGPRGHKPQRNLRAKLVRLLSRETSGPRDWA